CTGCCTAGTGGAGTGTGTAGCCCGGTTGGGGCGATCGCGCTTTGACCAATGGTTCCAATGTTTGCTCCTATCGTTTCGTGGTTTGGAAATTCAACTCGTAGAGGAAAACTATGTCTACTGCAACCGATGAAATTTTGGAAAAGCTCAAGACGCTGACCCTGCTGGAAGCGGCCGAGCTGGTGAAGCAAATCGAAGAAGCCTTCGGCGTGACGGCTGCGGCTCCTGTTGGCGGCATGATGATGATGGCTCCGGGCGCGGGCGGTGGCGCGGCTGCGGCTGAGGAAGTCGAAGAAAAGACCGAATTCGACGTGATTCTCGAAGACGTACCTGCCGACAAGAAGATCGCCGTGCTGAAGATCGTCCGTGAACTGACGGGTCTGGGTCTGAAGGAAGCCAAGGAAGTGGTGGAATCCACGCCCAAGGCTGTACGCGAAGGAGTGCCCAAGGAAGCCGCCGAAGAAGCCAAGAAGAAGCTGGAAGAAGCCGGTGGCAAGGTCGCCATCAAGTAGGGTTTGGGGGTTAGAAGTCAGCATTAAAGGCTTTGCCTCTGGCATCTGATCCCTCGTTTCTACAGCCTTGATTCCTACAAACCTAAAAAAGACAGGACTTACGCACTTGCGATAGGCTTTCTGGGTTTTGGACAATTTCTCGTGGGCTGCGCCCGCGAGAAATCGTCCAACCGCGTAATTCATAAAAGAGGTCGTCCCAATTTGCGACGACCTTTTTTGATGGCTTGCTTTTGCTGGTTTGCGTTTTTGCCGATGCGACGGCTAACGGGCTGCCAGTTCTGTTTGGCTGATGCTCGATTGAGCATAGACCCGATCGGCGACTTGCGCGAGTCGGCGCATTGCCTCAGCCAGCTCCGACTCGGAGGCAGTCAGGCTGATCCGGAAGCATTCCTGCGTGTGGGTCCAGTCCTCTTGCAGGCCGGGGAAAAACGGGCTACCGGGTACGACGATTACTCCCGCCTGCTTCAGCTGCTGATAAAACTCCCAATCGCTCATTGGCAAGTCTTTGAGCCAGAGCCACGCAAAGATCGCCCCTTCGCCCCGATGCAAGAACCAGGGTAGGTTTGTGGGCATGGCCTCGTCTAGCGTAGCCTCTAGGGCGGCAAATTTCTGCTGATAGTGGGGGCGGATGACCTGCTCGGAAATGGCGGCTAAGCGACCAGAGCGAATAGCACGGGAGGCGATCGCCTGTCCATAGCGGGGCGAATGCAGACAGAGATTCGTGAGAAATGCCTCCAGGTGTTGAATCACACGCTCGTCGCCAATGGCAATGCCCACGCGCTCACCAGGCAATCCTGCTTTTGAGAGGCTGGTGCAATGAACAATATTTGGGCCAAAAATCGGTGTCATCTCGGTGAAATTTAAACACGGGAACGGCGGCGCATAGGCCGAATCGACAAACACAGGCACATCGTAGGGTTCCGCCATTGCCGCGATTTTCCGCACCTCATCATCCGTCAGCACGTTGCCCGTGGGGTTGCAGGGCCGAGAAAACAGCACAAAGCCCGTGGTTGCGTTGATTTCAAGCTGGTCAAAGTTGGGGCGATACTTGAAGCGATGGGCGGCGGCATCGATTTCTAAACGGGGGCGATAGGCCCGCAGCGCTTCGGGAATCAGCGTCACGCCGCCATAGCCTGTATAGTCCGGGCTGAGGGGCAGCACGATCTGCTTCAGCCGTCCGTCGGTGGTGTAGCCGCCTAGCGCGTTTGCTGCCAAAAAGTAGAGCGACTGGCTACCGGGGGTGATGAGAATGTTGCGATCGCCCAGGTTCAGCCCATACCGCTGATTGTAGTCTGCGATTACGGCCTCAATGAGCGGCTGATAGCCCTGGCTAGAGCCATAGCGACACACCACCTCGCCATATTCAGGGCTGTCCAGCAGTTCTATCGTACAGTCGCGCCAAAGCTGCTCCACCTCTGGTAAAATCACCGGATTGCCCGCACTCAGGTTGATAAACTCGCGTCCCTGGGCAGTTCGCAGCGTTTCGATAATGTCCTTCATAATCGCCCGCACCCCGGTCAGGTGGGACATCTGTTCGCCAAACTGAGTGAGAGCAGGACGCATAGGCGGGTAAGGGGTGAGGGGTGAGAGATGGGGAAAGACGGCTCCGAAACGCTGACTCGAACAGGGATCGACGGGATGTAGGAAGAGGCAAGCGGCACCAATCCTTTGCACCTGAGCCTCGACTCCAGATCGGCCTCCAGATTTATATCCAGATTTAATGTCCAGATTTATGTAATGTGCGCGACAAAAGGGCTTCTGTCAATCCGACAGTTGGGGCGATTTTTGGATGGAATTGTTCTGGGCGGCGGGCAAACTTGAGAGGGAGGAGGGCGATCGCCCTTGTTTCTAACCCAAACCGCCCAGCCCAACTTGTTCCACCAAAGCAGAGGCCAGCAGGGCGCTGCCGATGGGCACGGTGAGATTATCGATGCCCCATTTTGAGAAAGTTTCGAGAACCGTCGCGGCGATCGCCACCAGGGCCGCCACGCCCCACAGCGCCGCGGTTCCCTGAGAAATTCCCAGCACCAGCCCACCGACCAAAAAACTCGCCAGCGCCATCGTCAG
The Thermoleptolyngbya sichuanensis A183 DNA segment above includes these coding regions:
- the rplL gene encoding 50S ribosomal protein L7/L12; its protein translation is MSTATDEILEKLKTLTLLEAAELVKQIEEAFGVTAAAPVGGMMMMAPGAGGGAAAAEEVEEKTEFDVILEDVPADKKIAVLKIVRELTGLGLKEAKEVVESTPKAVREGVPKEAAEEAKKKLEEAGGKVAIK
- a CDS encoding valine--pyruvate transaminase → MRPALTQFGEQMSHLTGVRAIMKDIIETLRTAQGREFINLSAGNPVILPEVEQLWRDCTIELLDSPEYGEVVCRYGSSQGYQPLIEAVIADYNQRYGLNLGDRNILITPGSQSLYFLAANALGGYTTDGRLKQIVLPLSPDYTGYGGVTLIPEALRAYRPRLEIDAAAHRFKYRPNFDQLEINATTGFVLFSRPCNPTGNVLTDDEVRKIAAMAEPYDVPVFVDSAYAPPFPCLNFTEMTPIFGPNIVHCTSLSKAGLPGERVGIAIGDERVIQHLEAFLTNLCLHSPRYGQAIASRAIRSGRLAAISEQVIRPHYQQKFAALEATLDEAMPTNLPWFLHRGEGAIFAWLWLKDLPMSDWEFYQQLKQAGVIVVPGSPFFPGLQEDWTHTQECFRISLTASESELAEAMRRLAQVADRVYAQSSISQTELAAR